The following are encoded together in the Pithys albifrons albifrons isolate INPA30051 chromosome 5, PitAlb_v1, whole genome shotgun sequence genome:
- the SPR gene encoding sepiapterin reductase: protein MEPGSGMGTGTGTGTAGMERWAATACVLTGASRGFGRSLARLLAPRLGPGSLLVLLARSADPLAALAAELRGGEEGLRVHCVPADLGCQEGLRSATAALRELLPAAPYRRLLLVNNAGSLGDISKSFLDLTDPDEINNYFAFNVTSALCLTSSALQAFGERPGCSRTVVNISSLCALKPFKSWTLYCSGKAARDMMFQVLALEELGVRVLNYAPGALDTDMQLLARTETKDPEMRQLFQSLQENRKLIDCAVSAQKLLNLLEEDTFPSGAHVDFHDI from the exons ATGGAACCGGGATCGGGAatgggaacgggaacgggaacgggaacaGCGGGCATGGAGCGCTGGGCCGCCACCGCCTGCGTGCTGACCGGCGCCTCCCGCGGCTTCGGGCGCAGCCTGGCGCGCCTGCTGGCCCCGCGGCTCGGCCCGGGCtcgctgctggtgctgctggcccGTTCCGCCGATCCGCTGGCCGCGCTGGCGGCAGAGCTGCGGGGCGGCGAGGAGGGGCTGCGGGTGCACTGCGTGCCCGCCGACCTGggctgccaggaggggctgcGGAGCGCGACCGCTGCCCTGCGGGAGCTGCTGCCCGCCGCGCCCTACCGCCGCCTGCTCCTCGTCAACAACGCCG GCTCCCTGGGAGACATCTCCAAATCCTTCCTGGACCTCACTGACCCAGATGAGATCAACAACTACTTTGCCTTTAACGTcacctctgctctctgcctcACCTCCTCGGCCCTGCAGGCCTTTGGGGAGCggcctggctgcagcaggacagtggTGAACATCtcctccctctgtgccctgaAGCCCTTCAAGAGCTGGACTCTCTACTGCAGTGGGAAGGCTGCCAGGGATATGATGTTCCAGGTGTTGGCACTGGAGGAACTTGGTGTCCGTGTGCTCAACTACGCCCCAG GTGCTCTGGACACGGACATGCAGCTCTTGGCCCGGACTGAGACGAAAGACCCTGAGATGCGTCAGCTCTTCCAGAGCCTGCAGGAGAACAGGAAGCTGATAGACTGTGCTGTGTCAGCCCAGAAGCTGCTCAATCTCCTGGAGGAGGACACCTTCCCCTCTGGTGCCCACGTGGATTTCCACGACATCTGA